One genomic window of Gemmatimonadaceae bacterium includes the following:
- a CDS encoding pyruvate dehydrogenase complex E1 component subunit beta, with product MAVITYRDALNQALREEMQRDDRVFLMGEEVGVYQGAYKVSKGLLQEFGEMRIVDTPITELGFAGVGVGAAMVGLRPVVEFMTWNFAVLALDQVLNSAAKMLYMSGGQYNVPIVFRGPNGAALQLSAQHSQAFESWLAHIPGLKVVTPGTPYDAKGLLKSSIRDDNPVCFLEGEMLYNIKGEVPDEEYLIPIGVADLKREGDHCSIITNGKMALVAMQAADQLAKDGIRIDVVDLRTVRPMDYEAIRASVQKTNRAVVLEEGWELAGIGAQVVDFVQRECFDYLDAPVLRVHQADVPMPYAKNLERAAKPDAAKTIAAVKKVMYAEEGARG from the coding sequence GTGGCCGTTATCACTTACCGAGACGCCCTCAATCAAGCACTCCGTGAGGAAATGCAACGTGACGATCGCGTTTTCCTCATGGGCGAGGAGGTCGGCGTCTATCAAGGAGCTTACAAAGTCTCTAAAGGCCTGCTCCAGGAGTTCGGGGAGATGCGTATCGTCGACACGCCGATCACGGAGCTCGGCTTCGCTGGTGTCGGCGTCGGCGCGGCAATGGTTGGCTTGCGGCCGGTCGTCGAGTTCATGACGTGGAATTTCGCCGTCCTCGCGCTTGATCAAGTATTGAACTCCGCCGCCAAAATGCTGTACATGAGCGGTGGGCAGTATAATGTACCGATCGTATTCCGTGGACCGAACGGTGCGGCGCTGCAGCTGTCGGCGCAGCACTCGCAGGCGTTCGAGTCGTGGCTCGCGCACATCCCCGGCCTCAAGGTCGTGACGCCGGGAACGCCGTACGACGCGAAGGGCCTCCTCAAGAGCTCGATCCGGGACGACAATCCCGTTTGCTTTCTCGAAGGTGAGATGTTGTACAACATCAAGGGTGAGGTGCCTGACGAGGAGTATCTCATCCCGATCGGCGTCGCCGATCTCAAGCGAGAAGGCGATCACTGCTCGATCATCACGAACGGCAAGATGGCGCTCGTCGCGATGCAGGCGGCCGATCAGTTGGCGAAGGATGGCATTCGCATCGACGTCGTCGATCTGCGCACGGTGCGCCCGATGGATTACGAAGCGATCCGCGCGTCGGTGCAGAAGACGAATCGCGCCGTCGTGCTCGAGGAAGGTTGGGAGCTCGCGGGCATCGGTGCTCAGGTCGTCGACTTCGTGCAGCGCGAGTGCTTCGACTATCTCGACGCTCCCGTTTTGCGCGTCCACCAGGCAGACGTTCCAATGCCGTACGCGAAGAATCTCGAGCGTGCCGCGAAACCGGACGCGGCGAAAACGATCGCCGCGGTGAAGAAAGTCATGTATGCGGAGGAAGGGGCGAGGGGCTAG